The sequence TCTTCATAAAACGGCTTTAACTCAATAGCCCTGTCTACAAGCTCAATTCCTTTGTCAAACATGGACATCTTCATATATAGTATGGCAGCATTCTGTAATGTTTCGGCGCTGTATTTGCCTGCTTTTTCCGCGCTACTTACCAATTTTTTGGCAGTTTCAAAATCTTCTTTCGTAAGACCTTCTGAGGATAAAAGCAAATTTGCATATTTTACTTTATAATCAGCATTAAAAGTATCTAATGACTCCGCACTTCTTATATATATCAGCGCATTTTCTCTGTTGCCTTCAGACATGGATTTTTCGTATTTGCGGTCAAAACTTGAAGCGGCCGCGAATAATACCGGCATTATCATAATTGCAAAGGACAAAACAGTCATTACTATTGGGTTGGTATTAAACGGCTTTAATTCGTTTAGCCTGTAAAATAAACCAGGCTTCGAACCGGTGCCGTCATTTCCTTTTACAACAGGCCTATTGTGTCTGTAGCCAGAATTAAACAATGCCATTAATGTCCACAACAGCAGGAATACTGAGGATATTGATAAATCAAAATCCAAGCACGAATGCAGAAACATTCCGAATATGGATGTTAACAGTGTCCCTTGCAAAATCCTGTAATTAACATCTTCTTCTTTTTTATATTTATATTCCGTAATAAACTGTACAACAATTGATAACAGCAGCATTATCAGGACTATCAACCCAATTATGCCTGTCTCTACCGCAACCTGCAGAAAATATGCATGGGATTGCGTGGACCAGTACGGGTAGGACTGGTATGCAAAAACAAGGCTCGGCCATGCCCCTCCTCCGGCTCCAATCAGCCAATTATCTTTGAACATCTGAAATCCGTCATTTAAATATATCTGTCTTTGAATAAAACTTCTTGATATCATCAGATTTTCAAATCTTGAGGCTACGGAATTCGGTATAAATTTGTATTGAAGTTTAACATTTTTTACACTTTTCCCGGTTTTGCCATCAATAATTTTAGCATTATCAATTAATACCTTTGACTTCTCTGAGTTATTGGTAATTCTAATATCTACCAATGAACCGCCCTGTGGCACTGTAAACGGAATTTCCAGAGTATCACTGTTCTTTTCGTTAATCTCTGCAAGTTTTGTGTTTCCTCCGAACATTATATTCTTTTTATCCCGGCTGCCAATCAATACTGTTAATGAATTTTCACCATCATTATTCATATATGACACATCAAGTAACAGCTTATACTCTTTACCCGGCTTCAATGCAATACTCTTCTGAAAAGAATACTTCGTTCCCCTTTCGGGATTATAGATTTCAAGCTCCAGCTCTTTCGGGATACTTATAACAATCAATATTCCGGCCAATACCAAAGCAGCAGGGATGAACAAGAAATAAGGCTTTAGCTTTAGCCTTGGCATTACTTTTAAACGGAGCCTAAATAAAAACTCCACTGCCACTGTTAAAATCAAGGAAACTATTATTCCCAATGCAATTCCCAGCCAAAGGTTCGAGCGGCTTCTGCCTGCCAAAGGTGAAAACAGCACAGGTATTACACTTGAAACTGCAGCACATAAAGCCATTAAAAAAGCTCTCAGCTTACTGCCCTCAGGAATTACAACAAGATATAATATCAGCACAATGGGTATTAATATCATAACACCACGACTCAAAGTAAGTATTATCGTCGTTACAAATACAAAGCTGCATACTCCTGCAATCAGTCTTTGCCAAATTTTTGACGATATTATGGATATCGTCAAAGTTACAAAGAATACTGCCATAAGATACGCAGCCAGTGCATTGGGATATTGGATCGTCGAATGAATACGTCCTTCAACGTAAAGACCAAAAAATTCAACCGGTATATGCAGGAAATCAAACACATTATTCAGCCAATCAACAAGTTTACCTCCAGATGCACTGTCAAGGCCAACAACACATAAACCCACTGATGCTGCAATAACAGTCCATAATACTATAAGCTTGTCTTTCATTGTTGAAGCCAAATCGGTAATCATGAAAAACACAGCAAAATACATACAATATTTCAGCCATTCTGAAATTGCAAGCCTTGTGCTGACAGAACCAAGTATCGATATAAAATAAGCAATCATCAACCCAAATGAACAGTACTCTATCGGAGTCGATATGAATTTTTTTTCTTTCTCCATATACTTAAATATCCAGAATACAGCAAAGCTTACTAATACAAATATTTCTGCCGGCAGCTGTTCTGCTTCAAAATACAGCCCTCTTACAAAAGGTGAATAAAATATTACAATTAGATTTAATATTAATATTAACATTCTAAATTTACCGTACTTGTTTTCTTCTTTTATAGATTTTACTGCCTTTTTTGCTTTCCCTTTATTCGAATTTTTATTGCTTCTACCCATTTCTACCACCTTTATGCCAATTTGTTTTATGCTTCTATTCTTCACTGTTTGCTTCTAATTAAATATTCCTTTATAAATATTATAGCAAAACTGATTCCGACTCCCACTACTCCTGCAACAGCCACATTCAAAGCCTTTTTTGGAGCAACAGGATTAGCGGGCGGAATGGCCTCAGATACTATTACCGCACTTGATCTGCCTGTCTCTGCAGACTGCATAATCATTGACTCTTTATATTTTTGCTGATATGCATTATATACTTCTTTCGACAAGTCGAGCTCCTTTTTCAGAATCTCGTACTCCTGTTGTTTTTCCGCATATTCTGTCTGGAGATTTTCAATTTCCTTCTGACATTCCTGAATGACCTTTTCGATATTTATTCTCTGAGCTTCCAGGTTTGACAGCCGAATTTCCAATTCATTAATTATGTTGGACAATTCAACGTATATAATATTTATTTGTTCTGTTGACATTTTCATGCTTGCCAGTTCTTCCGAACTAATACCTGTTTTTTCTTTAATCACTGCCGAAAGCAACGGATTAGTTAAAAGCGAACTATCTGTAACTAATTTTTGCGGTGTTTTGTTTATCAAATTTTTTGCGGTATCTAAAGACGCTTTCGTGGCATTCTCATCAATTTTGATTTGCGATAATTGGGTTTTGTATTCAGTCATTTTTTCCAGTTTTGCATCCAGCTCCATCTTAACCTCTTCAGGTCCTCTGGATTGCAACAGATAACTTTTATATTCTCCCAACAATTTTTCCATGTTCTCTTTTTCTTTTTTCATCTGATTTTCAATAAACTCCAGTGTACTCTCAGTCCGTTTTTGGTTTGTTTCGCACACAAGTTTTGCAAACCTGTCGCCAACCAGATTTGCTATCTTTGCTGCTGTCTCAGGATTCTCATCAGTCACCTTTATTGTAATCAAATCTGTATCTTTTATTTCATTTAAGGTTATTTTAGATGCTATTGAACTTAGGGGAACATCTTTCATATCCATTTCTTCACGAATATACTCCAGTATCACAGGATTTTTTACTTGTTCCCTATAGTTATCAACAGACATCTCCGGGTACTGCAATATGTCATCGATTAAGGATGAAAAATTGTTAACGTCACCATCTCCTGACTTTACCTGTTCTTTTATTTGACTCTTTTTAATGGATGAAATCATCAGCGTCGTTTGTGCCACATAAACCGGCTTTATAACAAATGCGTTTACTGCAATGCCAATAGCTATGCAAACTGCAGTTACAGCTACTATAATCCATTTACCTTTAATGATTATTTCAATTAATTCTCTCAAGCTTATCTCTTCCATCTATTCTGCCCCCATCTGCGTTTATCTCACAGGATATAAAGCCATAGTCTCTTTTTAGGCGGGAATCCAATAATGATGGAGTAATGCCATTGTGCAGTACTCCTTTTGAATTGCCTATTTGTTAACTTTAAATCATTATTATTGTATATAATTAATGTTTTGATGTCAATTAGAAATATAAGGAGGCTTTTTTGTATGAAAAAAGGCTTCCCATTTGGGAAGCCTTTTTATCCGAAGTAAGATTATTGAACCTTTACCTCTTTATTTTCGAACTTGTTGAGTGCATTACCAGCCTCGTCTGTGATATACTTCACAGTATCCTTAGTTGAAACTTTAAGAGTTCCTGTGAAGTCAGCATAGTCGTCACCTTTGAGTGTAACTGTTATCTTGTTATCGATAGCTGCTACATCATAGTCGATACCAGCTTCAAGAGTCTTGCTACCGTTCTTGATTACGAGGTCGGTTGCACCCAAACCAGCTGAGTTGTTCAAGAACTTGATGTCTTCATCGAATGTCAATGTGAATCCTTTCTTTGATGCATCGCCGTATACACCATTAGCTACGCTTACAAAGCTTGGTGCAAACTTATCATCAACTGGCTTCGAAACTGCTCCTGTTGCCATTTCCTTACCTGTATCGGATTTAATTTCACCCACAATGTAGAGCGTATAACCTGTGATGTCTCCGGAGTTAGCAGGACGTACTGCATCCGGGAGTACACCCTTAACTATTGTTTTACCATCATCATAGGTGATTGAGCTTATTCTTGTGAGTGCAACTTTGTTGCTGCCTCTTTCTACTTCAAAGTCAGTCTTTTCAACAGTTGCCTTGTCAAGGATCTTGTTAATTACTATTTCAATTTCAGTCTTGCTGATAATTCTAATTTCTGATACTTCTGGTGCTTGCTCTTCACTCAATTTCTTTGCCTTAACATCGAATGCACTTATAGCATTACCAGCTTCATCCTCAACGTTAGCAATTGTGAGTTCGTAATCTACGTTAAGATCTACATCACTATCAACAGTTATTCTTACTTTGTTCTTGTCAGAGCCAAACAATTCAATTTTCTTAATTTCTACTTTCTTATCGTTGTCATCTACGAGTTTGTAGTTGTCCTTGTTCAGTACTGAACCGTTGCCCTTTGTTGACATAGCTTCGCTGTATCTTACATAGATGTAGTTGTCAACAAATGTTACTTCTTCAATTGTCGGAGCTGTCTTGTCAGTTACTTCAAATTCAATAGTAACTGCTTTCATTTCGTTTTCAGATACTGAAGTATCTTTAATACCCTTAATATCTATTGTATATTTTCCACCACTAAGCTTTTCATCCAAAACAATTGTTACCTTTGTTTCATTGCTGTCATATGTGATGCTTGAAATAGCTGTGTCTATTTCTTTTCCGTCTTTCTTAATTACATAGTTGTCCTTATCTTTTGCCTGGTTCTCGTTTACATCTTCGCTGAATACAACCACGATTTTATCTTCTGCTTCAGCTGTTACACTTTTTACTGTTGGAGCCTCATTATCGGCTGCTACTGTAGCAGTAAGTTTAAGATCGGACTCGAGCTTGTTGCCCCATGCATCTACTACAGCGTCATCATCTACTTCCTTGAGGATTGTTATAGTAACGTTTCCTACCGGAAGCAGATATACAGGATAGCCACCATCGTTCTGGTCTTCAGAGAAGTACAAAGTATAAACTTTGTTATTGTCTGAAGCTACAACTTTAGTTGGCTTCCAGGAAGAATATGTCTGATAGAAGTAATCTCTTGTAAGAGCTGCTTCATCACCAGAGTAACCATCTCTTGTAGCAGGCTCATTGAATTCAATTACTACTTTGTTCTGTGTTGCTTCTTTTACTTTAGCAGTTGGAGGAGTTGTATCTTTTACATACTCCAAGTCAAAGGTCTTTGTTCTCATTATGTTTCCAGCATAGTCTCTGTAACCTTTAACTTTTACTTTGTAAGTTCCTTCATTCAATGAACTTACGCCCAGTTCTACAGTTAATGTTCTGTAGTCCTGTGACAGTTTTTCTTCACTTACATAATAAGTTCCGTCATTAACGAGAACTTCTGCATCTGAGCTGCTCTGAACAGGTTCTGAGAATTTAATTTCAAAGGAGTTCGGACCTATCAAAGCAATGGATTCAGCTTCCGGATTTTCGTAGTCAGCAGGTACTACAGTCTTAGTAACTTCTTCCTTCAAGCCAGTTGCTGTTTTAATTGTTACTTCGATTTCTTCTTCAGCTGTCATAGCACCAGCAACTGTCAATGTAACTGTAGTCTTGTCTTCTGATACTGTAACCAATTCAATAGTATTGTCTTCAACTGAGTAGCTGGATTTTTCATCAGCTTTTGAAGCTACTTCTCCGTTGAATTCAATTACAATTTCCTTAAGGTTAGGAGCCTTAACATCTACAACTTGGAGTTCTTCAGGTGTTACTATAACCTTGAGAGTAGCCTTTGGTTCTCTGTAAGCCAAACCGCTGGCACCTTTGATAGTACCTTCGATTTCCTGTTCACCAACTTCTGAAGTATCAACTGTAGGCCATTCAACTGCAAGTTTTTCAGTTGTGTCATCTTCATATACTACTTCTACTTCTTCAGGAAGTACAGGTTCTTTTCCAACCTGAACCTTAACAGCATCCAAAGCTTTTACTTCCTTGATGGCTTTCAAAAGAACACCGAGTTCTATAGCAAGTTCTTTGGAAACATTTCCGTTCTCTACGAGAACCTCAATAACTGTCTTTCCTGTAGCTTTGTATACAGCCTGCAAAGCTGAGAAAGCAATACCAACCATTGAGTCTCTGTTGATTCCGTTCTTGTTGTTGAACGCTTCAGCTTGTTCTGCAGTCAAGCCGCCAAACTCTTGCAACTTGTACGCAGCTTCATCGAAAACAAAGTCTCCGTCATATCCCAACTGCTGAAGAATCAATGAGCAGAAAGCCAAGCCGTTGAGGTCTGCGTTCGGAAGGAATGTTCCGTCCGGATAACCTTTTACATATCCCTTTTCAACTGCATAAGCCACTTGTCTTTGTGCCCAGTCTGCAATGTCAGCTGCATCTTTGAATTTAGCAGCAAGTGTCTGAGCTGCCTCATCCATTGGAATTTCCAATGCATCGTCTTCCTGACCGAACAGTCTGAGGAGCATAACTACTCCGGTCTGTCTGTCAAGTTTACCTTCCAAGTTTGGAACATACTCTGTTTCTGATGTTCCTTTGTATAAGCCGAGCCTATACAAAATTTCTGCTTCTTTTTCATAGCTGAATGAATCAGCAAATGCAGGCACTAAGAGAGTTGAAATCACTGAGATTACAACTAACACTGCCAGCACTTTTTTGAGATTCTTCATACTCTCAAATCCTCCTTGTATGTTTTTTTTGGGAAGCAGGCTTGAAATTAAAGCCAGGCTACGCCTTATCCCTTTTGTTTTTTAACCTGACCTATCTTGCTTTTTCTTCAAGACTGGCGCACACAACCTATCTTGAATTCAAGCTTATTATACCATTGGCCTATAAGTGAGTCAACAATTTGAATTTAAGTGTAAAGAAATTGTAACAGAATTGAAACAAACTGTTTTGTTTGAATGACTAGGTAAAATCAGTAGTTTCAATGATTCTTATTATACTACAAGATTGCTGGAAATACAATTATATAAGTTGATTTTTCTGGGAAATGATTTTTGATGTGCATTTAAAAAGCCGGTTTTCACCGGCTTTTCCTACGCATTAAGGCAATACTACTTGCTTGAGAGGTTTCTTTCCGCCATCTCTATAGCCTTTTTGACTATATTACCGCAGTCCCTTGAAGTAACAGAGCCCCAACCTTCCCTTGCAACGGTGTCGTACACTCCAAGCTCCTTTGCAATTTCGGTTTTGAGCTCCTCTGACATTATACCTCTTCTGCTCATCGTATTTGCCTCCTTTTTGCATTGGCCTGAAAAGACCAATGTCAAAAAATTTTGCGTACATAATTATTATCCTCATTTTTTAATTATTAATTTGTTGAAATTTTTTCAGCCTGCTCAATTCTACGGAGATTTCCTGCTAATACATGATTTTGAAGGATTTTTTGGAATTTTTTGTTCCCAACTTTCTGTTATGTTAATATACTATAATATGCGTCTTCAATATTACTTATATTTACTGTCATGATTGTCATACTATATCAAATCCATAAAGTCAGGGTGATCGGTATGTCTTTTTCCGCAAGGGAACTGTTGGCACGGCTTATCAAATGTGAAGCCGGAGGAGAAGGAGTAGACGGTATGAAAGCCGTCGCAACTGTTGTTATGAACCGCGTGCACGCCTCCTACGGAGAATACCTGCGAGTCTGCCAGGGAGACCTTCGAAAGGTGATTTTCCAGCCCCGTCAGTTTACATGCGTAATGGGCAAAGTATATGGCGAAGTAAATCCTCAAACAATCTGGTCAAACCCACCCGAGCAAATTCACTACGATGTTGCCGACTGGGCACTGGCAGGAAACAAGCTTCCGGGGGTGGGCGAATGCCTTTGGTATTACAATCCCTACAGTCCAACGTGCAGCCAGTACTTCCCCCCAACCGGTACAGGCAAATTTGTAACCCGTGTCAACCAGCACTGTTTTTACAGACCTACTGAACTGTATGCACAAACTTAAAACATAATAAAAAATTATCCTTTAGGTAAAATAACTCATTATGGAGGGAAACTTTATGGCAAATTATTTTAATCCGTGCAACTGTCAAGGTTTTTATAACAATCCGGACCGTCAAACCACTCCCGGTCAGTTTTCTCCGGGAAATGTTAACGGTTCACCATCTGTAACGACTCTGCCGCCCTTGCCCACAGGTTATCCCACAGGCCCAATGTACAGCCCTATGCTCCAACCTGCGGCCGTTACACCTCAAACGGTTCCTTCGGCCCCCTCTATGGAACCTGAGCCTGAAACCTTGCAAAATATTGCCTATACCCAGGGATATCTCAAGCAGCATATAGGCGCACGGGTAAAGGTTGAATTTCTTATCGGCACCAACATGCTTGTGGACAGGGAAGGTACTTTGGTTGACGTGGGCACAAGCTACATCATAATCAGAGAAGTTGATACGGACGATTTGTTGCTTGCGGATTTATACTCTATTAAATTTGTCCGCTTCTACTATTAGCTGACATTTGTCAACCGGTGCCGCCTCAGGCTGATTGGCTGCAGCAGGTTAATTGGCTGAACTATGTAAAAACTGCAATTAACAAAGATCCAATTAAACTTGCAAAACAAAGATTGAGATGACACCGCTTTGTGTCATCTCAAAGTATCTTATACCTTTTATACTGCATATATTACATTCTGGAAGGTTTCGCAGGTTTGGATATCTCACACAACGCCTCCGAAGCTTCCATTTCAAACCTTGTATCTGCAGCTATGTCTCCTAAAGAAAGCATTCCCACAAGCTGATTGTTTTCAACCACAGGAACTCTTCTGATCTGCTGATTTGCCATGAGTTTTGTAACCTCTTCAACATCCATGTCCGGCGTTACGGTTGTAACCTGGGATGTCATAACATCCTGGACTTTTGTGTCTTTTGGAGTCTTGCCATGGGCTACGTTTCTGACAACGATATCCCTGTCGGTTACTATTCCCACAACACCCTGGTCATAAACAGGAATGGAACCGACATTGTGTTTTTGCATCAGCTGCGCCGCCTCAACAACACTGCTTTGAGGTGAAACATATGCCACGGTTTTTGTCATTTTATCTCTAACTTTCAAGCTTATCATCTCCTTATTTCTTTTTCAATTTTATTTTCCCCCTGCGCCGCCATTTCATAAAATGAAAATATAGACAACGCAACATATATCCATTTAATCCATCATTTACTTTTTATATTCCGGCTGTTTTTTATTTATAATATCTCATTGGAATGTTATAATTAAAATTGATCACGTCATTTGAATTCTCAGCTTAAATTTTCAAAACTACCGGCAAGGGATTGATGTCTGTGCGCCAAGTACGTAACCGCAAAATTTTTATAATGATTGCCCTGTCACTTTTTCTTTTATTTGTGCATTTCAGGCAAATTAATGCTTTCTTTATTGGTGCCTTTTACAATAAAAACAATCTGAACATTTACCTTGACCTTATAAACAGCCAGGTTCACACAATTTCATCAGAGCCGTCAAACAAAGTATATCTAAAAGCTGTAGTTAAAGATGCAAACGGAAAACTCATTCCCCATATTGAAGTTAACTTTGAAGCTTCAAAAGGCATGGGTACGGTACAGCCTGCAAAAGCCGCAACCGACAGCCGGGGTGAATGTTTTGTCACTTACGTCCCCGAATACTATTACAACCTTAGTCCTGATGCGAATCCACGGCATGTTGTCATTACTGCTTCAATTGCCGGCACCGACACAAACTCAACGGTAAAACTGAACCTTGTTCCGGCACCCGTCGTCTTTGTGCATGGATACAGGGAAACTGCGGATGTTTTTGACAATTTGAATGAATTTATTTCATCAAAAGGGTATACTTGCATTTCCCTGAATTATGACTCAACTTTGGGAATAGAGCATAGTGCCAAAGAACTGGAGCTGTTTTTGCAAAAGCAAAAAAAGGATTTTTTAAGTCAGGGAATCCTTGTAAACAAATTTGACCTGATTACCCACAGTATGGGGGGATTGGTGGCAAGGTACTATTCAGCAAGTCAGAACTATCTTAAAAATGACGATATCAATAAAATAATTTTTCTTTCAGTGCCTCACAAAGGCTCGGTTTTGGCATCAATAGGCGAGGAATATTTCAAAGACAAATCTATTAAAGAACTGGTTCCTGACAACGAATTGTTCGTAAGCATATTCCCCAATACAATTAACGGCGGGCTCAACAATTCAATACAAACAGGTAATCTTTTAAGCCAGTACGATGAAGTGGTTACAAATGAAAGTGCCGCTCTTGACAAATGGGGGATTAAGACTGAAATATTCAACGTGGGGGAAAACAGTTTCACTGTGCACAATCTGCTAAGCGGCAACATTCTTGATGCTCCGAACCATAAAGGCATATTAAACAACAGCACAGTCTTTAACCGCATCGCTGAAATGTTAAATACCAATCTTCCTTATCCTGCCGTTATAAACAAATAATGTTTTTCATCAAAAAATTATTTTATCCACCGGTTATCCACTAAAAAAATTCTCTTATCCACACGAAATACAATAGATATCCACACAACATATTCACAAAGCTGTGGATATCCATAAAAAAACTCACACCTTCAAACCCTTGTGTCATGCCGTTTTTACGACTTATGCACAACAGCAACAAGCAGCATGTGAATTAATTGTGGATATCTTTTCGCTTTATCCACAAGTCGTCATTACATCTTAACTTAATTATAAATTTCTTAATAAATCTCTTAAAATCCTTTTAAAACCATTTGACAATTGGCTTCTTTAACTGAATTTCATGCTGATATCAAAGGCTTTTACCGAATGGGTAAGGCCTCCAACCGAAATAATATCAACACCCGTGCAAGCAATATCATATATTGTATCTGCGTTCACATTGCCGGATGCTTCTGTGACAGCCCGGCCGTCAATAATTTTAACGGCTTTCTTCATCTCATCAAGGCTCATATTGTCAAGCATTATTATGTCAGCTTTCGCTTCCAGGGCTTCAAGCACCTGTTCAATGGTTTCGGTCTCAACTTCAATCTTCATGGTATGAGGAATCTTCTCGCGCACAAGCTGAACCGCCTGCTTGATTCCTCCTGCGGCTTTAATATGATTGTCCTTTATCAGAACTCCGTCGGAAAGGCAAAACCTGTGGTTGTAGCCGCCACCAACCCGGACTGCGTACTTTTCCAGTACACGAAGCCCGGGCGTTGTCTTTCTTGTATCCACAAGCTTTGCAGGCAAATCCTTTATTTTATCCGCAAGCTGCCTTGTCTTTGTTGCAATGCCCGACAACCTTTGAAGCAGGTTGAGCGCGGTCCTCTCACCCTTTAATAGAGCTCTGGTGTTGCCTTTGATTTTTGCAATTATATCACCGCGTTTTACCGTCTGTCCGTCTTCCACCATCTTCTCAAAAACAACTTGGTCATCCAACATTAAAAAGACCTTTTTTGCAACGTCCAATCCCGCTATCACACCTTCGTCTTTTGAAATCAGCACGGCTTCGGATTGGGATGTTTCATCAATAATATTGTCAGTGGTAATGTCACCTGAAGGAATATCTTCCCTCAACGCATTTATAATGATTCTGTCTATGTCCGATATGTACTGCATGTTTCTTCTCCTTCCCTATTAGTATGTGCTAAATTTTTCTTTTTATTATGTTTCTTTTCCAATTTTCATCGTCAGTTTTTTGATAATCCAGTCTAAAATGCGCCCCACGGCTTTCTTTGCGTTCCAAAGCCGCTTCAATGACAAGCTTTGAAACAAGAACAATGTTTTGCATTTCAAAGTCGCTTACGCTGTTATTTTTCATATCTTTTATCAATTCGTAGTAATCATCAACCTTTTTCTTTGCTTTTTCAAGTCCTTCCCTGTC comes from Acetivibrio thermocellus ATCC 27405 and encodes:
- the nadC gene encoding carboxylating nicotinate-nucleotide diphosphorylase, with product MQYISDIDRIIINALREDIPSGDITTDNIIDETSQSEAVLISKDEGVIAGLDVAKKVFLMLDDQVVFEKMVEDGQTVKRGDIIAKIKGNTRALLKGERTALNLLQRLSGIATKTRQLADKIKDLPAKLVDTRKTTPGLRVLEKYAVRVGGGYNHRFCLSDGVLIKDNHIKAAGGIKQAVQLVREKIPHTMKIEVETETIEQVLEALEAKADIIMLDNMSLDEMKKAVKIIDGRAVTEASGNVNADTIYDIACTGVDIISVGGLTHSVKAFDISMKFS